From a single Drosophila sulfurigaster albostrigata strain 15112-1811.04 chromosome 3, ASM2355843v2, whole genome shotgun sequence genomic region:
- the LOC133842527 gene encoding phosphatidate phosphatase LPIN2 isoform X1, whose amino-acid sequence MNSLVRVFSNLQDFYNDINAATLTGAIDVIVVEQKDGEFQCSPFHVRFGKLGVLRSREKVVDIEINGTPVDIQMKLGDSGEAFFVEECPEEDGEELPENLATSPIPKSFLQSLNKGNDTMEDISGVAADKNASDDLQIPLPMPRRNSIDLSKEEPKEIAVEGNKFENQVSDYTQRRHTDNVLERRNLGDKLKEYTTQKMRQEWAEHEELFQDKKPQDKLPESESKSEAKPTQVDTEPEVVSIKAEPAATSPITTSTTTTPVVVIEPNKDESKSKTKKRRKKSQMKKKNSQRKTSSSSSAGSAAGGDAINADAISLNSVQVSNIDETDVQFASISTITNNTNNNTISSSNDEQPSAPLLTAHTGDDSALSELTTPTNLASRHDPDIHFFSDTEITTPTSIGASSAARGGGRPSTPIQSDSELETTMRDKRHVGEDENSGMWNWGELPTPEEDAESTQNARQSGRLLWQMFSFMKRANRLRKEGAANQAGDIYLSDLDAGSMDPEMAALYFPNQKPKETKATHSGDEDRESGNGTSLPHSPSSLEENQKSMDSDFDESKQQQDKKYLDFVAMSMCGMQENGAAPADEEFDRQLVTYHDVCKNPQMFSSPNLIVRLNGKYYTWMTACPIVMTMITFQKQLTEDAIEQLISPSPIAVGDDKPEVAHQTDTVGQTKRSWWNWRRSQDAAPNQPNNNNKNATLDKVDKGQYNFAEDGDQAAVSTQTSRPNSPDVSDPTLSKSDSLANAENTSALVDNLEELTMASNKSDEPKERYKKSLRLSSAAIKKLNLKEGMNEIEFSVTTAYQGTTRCKCYLFRWKHNDKVVISDIDGTITKSDVLGHILPMVGKDWAQLGVAQLFSKIEQNGYKLLYLSARAIGQSRVTREYLRSIRQGNVMLPDGPLLLNPTSLISAFHREVIEKKPEQFKIACLSDIRDLFPDKEPFYAGYGNRINDVWAYRAVGIPIMRIFTINTKGELKHELTQTFQSSGYINQSLEVDEYFPLLMHNDEFEYRTDTFDNDDDLEDELQFSDDYDIELDDSSNNDGDSDDDGAVFDDDFANDDNDDATTNYIMNATAKNEILLASPPKWLNNNNNQS is encoded by the exons ATGAATAGTTTGGTGCGCGTGTTTAGCAATCTACAAGATTTTTACAATGACATCAATGCGGCCACACTAACTGGAGCAATCGATGTGATCGTCGTAGAGCAAAAGGATGGCGAGTTTCAATGCTCACCATTCCATGTACGTTTCGGCAAGCTCGGAGTGCTGCGCAGTCGCGAGAAAGTG GTGGACATTGAAATCAATGGCACACCCGTTGACATACAGATGAAGTTGGGCGATTCCGGTGAAGCATTCTTTGTGGAAGAATGCCCCGAGGAGGATGGCGAGGAGTTGCCCGAGAACTTGGCCACATCACCCATACCAAAGAGTTTCCTGCAGTCGCTGAATAAGGGCAACGACACAATGGAAGACATTAGCGGCGTAGCCGCCGATAA aaacGCTAGCGATGATTTACAAATACCGTTGCCAATGCCGCGCCGTAACTCCATTGATCTGTCCAAGGAGGAGCCCAAGGAAATTGCCGTCGAGGGCAACAAATTCGAGAATCAAGTCTCGGACTACACCCAGCGCAG ACATACAGACAACGTGTTGGAACGTCGCAATTTGGGCGACAAGCTTAAAGAGTATACAACACAAAAGATGCGCCAAGAATGGGCTGAGCATGAGGAGCTGTTCCAAGACAAAAAACCACAGGACAAATTGCCAGAGTCCGAATCAAAATCGGAAGCGAAGCCAACGCAAGTGGACACAGAACCCGAAGTGGTCTCTATTAAGGCAGAGCCAGCTGCAACGTCTCCAataacaacatcgacaacgacgacTCCAGTTGTCGTCATAGAGCCCAACAAGGATGAGTCGAAGAGTAAAACCAAGAAACGCCGCAAGAAGTCGCAGATGAAAAAGAAGAATTCACAGCGTAAAACATCGTCGAGCAGCTCGGCAGGCAGCGCCGCTGGCGGCGATGCCATCAACGCTGATGCTATCTCCCTTAATTCGGTGCAGGTGAGCAATATCGATGAGACCGATGTGCAGTTCGCCAGCATTTCCACCAtcaccaacaacaccaataacaacacaatCTCGTCGTCAAACGACGAGCAGCCGTCGGCACCGTTGCTAACAGCACACACCGGCGATGACAGTGCGCTCAGTGAActgaccacgcccacaaaTCTAGCATCACGTCACGATCCCGATATTCACTTCTTTAGCGACACCGAGATCACCACGCCCACTAGCATTGGGGCGTCGAGTGCGGCACGCGGCGGTGGACGTCCATCGACGCCCATTCAAAGCGACAGCGAACTGGAGACGACCATGCGGGATAAGCGTCATGTGGGCGAGGATGAGAACAGCGGCATGTGGAACTGGGGTGAACTGCCCACGCCCGAAGAGGATGCCGAGTCCACGCAGAATGCTCGGCAGTCTGGCAGATTGTTGTGGCAAATGTTTAGCTTCATGAAGCGGGCAAATCGTTTACGCAAAGAAGGCGCCGCCAATCAGGCTGGTGACATTTATCTTTCGGATCTGGATGCTGGTAGCATGGATCCTGAGATGGCTGCTCTCTATTTCCCCAACCAAAAGCCCAAGGAAACAAAGGCAACGCACAGCGGCGACGAAGATCGCGAGAGTGGCAATGGCACCAGTTTGCCGCATTCGCCCAGCTCGCTAGAGGAGAACCAAAAGAGCATGGACTCGGACTTCGATGagagcaaacagcagcaagatAAGAA ATATCTGGACTTTGTGGCCATGTCCATGTGCGGCATGCAGGAGAATGGTGCAGCACCTGCGGACGAGGAGTTCGATCGCCAGTTGGTCACCTACCACGAT GTGTGCAAAAATCCACAAATGTTCTCATCGCCAAATCTAATTGTACGTCTAAATGGCAAATACTACACTTGGATGACTGCATGTCCCATTGTCATGACAATGATAACATTCCAGAAGCAACTAACCGAA GATGCCATAGAGCAGTTGATATCGCCATCGCCCATAGCTGTGGGCGATGACAAGCCCGAGGTGGCTCATCAGACAGACACTGTGGGCCAAACGAAGCGTTCGTGGTGGAACTGGAGACGATCTCAGGACGCCGCTCCCAATCAgccaaataataacaataagaacGCCACACTCGACAAAGTCGACAAAGGTCAATACAACTTTGCCGAGGATGGTGATCAGGCGGCGGTTAGCACGCAAACATCGCGTCCCAATTCACCAGACGTTAGTGACCCAACGCTGAGCAAGAGCGATTCCCTAGCAAACGCTGAGAACACTTCGGCCTTAGTCGACAACCTAGAGGAGCTGACCATGGCCTCCAACAAGAGCGATGAGCCCAAGGAGCGCTACAAGAAATCACTGCGCCTCAGCTCGGCAGCTATT AAAAAACTAAACCTTAAGGAGGGCATGAATGAGATTGAATTCAGCGTGACAACAGCTTATCAGGGCACCACACGCTGCAAGTGCTATTTGTTCCGCTGGAAGCATAACGACAAAGTCGTCATCTCGGACATTGATGGCACGATCACCAAGTCGGATGTCTTGGGTCATATCTTGCCCATGGTCGGCAAGGATTGGGCACAGCTGGGTGTGGCACAGCTCTTCTCAAAGATCGAACAGAATGGCTATAAGCTATTGTATCTGTCGGCTCGTGCCATTGGACAATCGCGTGTCACACGTGAATATCTGAGATCTATTAGGCAAGGCAATGTAATGCTACCTGATGGCCCATTGCTGTTGAATCCCACATCGTTGATATCCGCATTCCATCGCGAAGTTATCGAAAAGAAGCcagaacaatttaaaattgcttgCTTGTCAGACATACGCGATCTGTTCCCCGACAAGGAACCTTTCTATGCGGGCTATGGCAATCGTATTAAT GATGTGTGGGCCTATCGTGCCGTTGGCATACCCATTATGCGCATCTTCACCATCAACACGAAGGGCGAGCTTAAGCACGAACTGACCCAAACATTCCAGTCATC TGGCTACATCAATCAGTCGCTTGAGGTCGACGAGTACTTTCCACTGCTGATGCACAACGATGAATTCGAGTATCGCACCGATACCTTTGACAACGACGATGACTTGGAGGACGAGTTGCAGTTCAGCGACGATTATGACATCGAACTCGATGACTCTAGCAACAATGATGGTGAcagcgatgacgatggcgCTGTCTTTGACGATGACTTCGccaatgatgataatgatgacgCTACTACCAACTACATTATGAACGCAACggccaaaaatgaaatacttttggcCTCACCACCCAAATGgcttaataataacaataatcaaaGCTAA